In Candidatus Binatia bacterium, a single window of DNA contains:
- a CDS encoding SDR family NAD(P)-dependent oxidoreductase, producing MGRLDGKTALITGSGSGIGAAMAKLFAGEGAHVVVCGDREGPLLETGAEIRAAGGSTESRVCDVTDEAALTALIRDVAARGRLDILVNNAFRMSASPIESMTTAAWKDSFSVALDAVFFATRAALPLMAAAGGGAILNISSTAGHAALAALAGYSSAKAALESFTRVAAIEGAAGNVRVNSLAPGCIATPGTLAAFPTEASRRAMDRLIPLGRFGQPAEIARAALFLVSDDASFVTGTCLIADGGQRASLGAPAIDEGFTH from the coding sequence ATGGGAAGGCTCGACGGAAAAACCGCACTCATCACCGGTTCCGGCAGCGGAATCGGCGCGGCGATGGCAAAACTGTTCGCCGGCGAAGGCGCGCACGTCGTCGTCTGCGGCGATCGCGAAGGGCCGCTGCTGGAGACGGGTGCGGAGATCCGCGCGGCGGGCGGCAGCACGGAGAGTCGCGTCTGCGACGTCACCGACGAAGCGGCGCTGACGGCGCTGATTCGCGACGTCGCCGCACGAGGCCGCCTCGACATCCTGGTCAACAACGCGTTTCGCATGAGTGCATCGCCGATCGAGTCGATGACGACCGCCGCGTGGAAGGACAGCTTCAGCGTTGCGCTCGACGCGGTGTTCTTCGCGACGCGCGCCGCACTGCCGCTGATGGCCGCGGCCGGCGGGGGGGCCATTCTGAACATTTCTTCGACAGCGGGGCACGCTGCGCTTGCGGCGCTGGCCGGCTACAGCTCCGCCAAGGCTGCGCTCGAAAGTTTCACGAGGGTTGCTGCCATCGAAGGGGCCGCCGGCAACGTACGCGTCAATTCGCTCGCTCCCGGTTGCATCGCGACGCCGGGAACGCTGGCGGCATTTCCGACCGAGGCTTCGCGTCGCGCGATGGATCGGCTGATCCCGCTCGGCCGTTTTGGCCAGCCCGCGGAAATCGCGCGCGCTGCGCTGTTTCTCGTCAGCGACGATGCGTCCTTCGTAACCGGGACGTGTCTCATCGCCGACGGCGGTCAGCGCGCATCGCTCGGGGCACCGGCAATCGACGAAGGCTTCACCCACTGA
- a CDS encoding nitroreductase family protein — protein MDVLEAIRTCRAMRHLRPDPIPDQLLATVLEAATCAPSPGNSQGWDFVVVREDPVRHRLGTMLSDGVRPLLPPVPTDGDPARRRLLASAHHLVEHAGDVPVWILVCGRPVYPPAAPSKDWIGAAVYPAAQNLLLAARGVGLGATFTTWHMTCEKAVRNLLALPEDAHIAVTIPLGWPEKPFGPVRRRPLADVVHWNRW, from the coding sequence GTGGATGTTCTCGAAGCAATACGCACCTGTCGGGCGATGCGCCACCTGCGGCCCGACCCGATCCCCGACCAGTTGCTGGCTACCGTGCTCGAGGCTGCGACCTGCGCGCCGAGCCCCGGGAACAGCCAGGGGTGGGATTTCGTCGTCGTGCGCGAGGACCCTGTCCGGCACCGCTTGGGCACCATGCTGAGCGATGGGGTGAGGCCCCTGCTTCCACCGGTGCCGACCGACGGAGATCCCGCGCGGCGGCGGCTTCTGGCCTCGGCCCATCACCTCGTCGAGCACGCTGGCGACGTCCCTGTGTGGATCCTCGTCTGCGGCCGCCCCGTCTATCCGCCGGCGGCGCCGAGCAAGGACTGGATCGGGGCCGCCGTCTACCCGGCCGCCCAGAACCTGCTGCTGGCGGCAAGGGGCGTCGGGCTCGGAGCCACGTTCACCACCTGGCACATGACGTGCGAGAAGGCGGTCCGAAACCTGCTGGCGCTGCCGGAAGACGCGCATATCGCGGTGACAATTCCGCTCGGCTGGCCCGAAAAACCATTCGGCCCGGTACGGCGCCGCCCCCTTGCCGACGTCGTCCACTGGAACCGCTGGTAG
- a CDS encoding amidohydrolase family protein, translating to MKGTDRRSRVPAWIAAAVVALALAGCAKPPPLVTRPASPPASVVFEHPSVFDVTTGTQTADQDVLVTGTTITAIGASGSLAVPAGSQHVDGRGATLVPGLVDSHGHVANSPAPPWLREFPDADRNLQSFLYCGVTTVLDPADLEPDAFQRREGVASGKLLGPTIFAAGPMLTAVGGHPIPVVDAIAPWWLRWYVKRHAVRPLASTDDVRKAIDELAADRADFVKLAIDAIPDGAPELAAPLAAAVVRMAHEKGLRVVAHVGSLADALEAGNAGVDAFMHMVYREPLDEESAAKIAAFGKPVVPTMGVFESYALTGTPRVPTPLERETADARILASFDKIPPGAISPEFEKYFGELKQNRQAWRKNVLLMHQKGITLLAGSDAQSGVFPGPGLHRELALLVEGGLTAAEALRAATWDPARFIEKTEDPSFGRVAVGKKADLLLVDGDPGRDVAALSKIRAVMKSGVVIERHAVAGN from the coding sequence ATCGCCGCAGCCGTAGTTGCGCTCGCCCTTGCCGGTTGCGCCAAGCCGCCGCCGCTGGTTACGCGGCCGGCCTCGCCTCCGGCATCCGTCGTGTTCGAGCATCCGTCCGTGTTCGACGTCACGACGGGAACGCAGACGGCCGACCAGGACGTGCTCGTCACCGGCACGACCATCACCGCGATCGGAGCCAGCGGGAGCCTGGCGGTTCCTGCGGGAAGCCAGCACGTCGACGGTCGCGGCGCGACGCTGGTGCCCGGCCTCGTCGACAGCCACGGCCACGTCGCGAACAGTCCTGCACCGCCGTGGCTGCGCGAGTTTCCCGACGCCGATCGCAATCTTCAGTCGTTTCTCTACTGCGGCGTCACGACCGTGCTCGATCCTGCGGATCTCGAGCCGGACGCGTTCCAGCGCCGCGAAGGCGTCGCTTCGGGAAAACTTCTCGGCCCGACGATCTTCGCGGCCGGCCCGATGCTCACTGCCGTCGGCGGACATCCGATTCCCGTCGTCGACGCGATCGCGCCGTGGTGGTTGCGCTGGTACGTGAAGCGACACGCGGTGCGACCGCTGGCTTCCACCGACGACGTTCGCAAGGCGATTGACGAGCTTGCGGCCGACCGCGCCGACTTCGTCAAGCTCGCGATCGATGCGATTCCCGACGGGGCGCCGGAGCTGGCCGCTCCTCTTGCAGCCGCCGTCGTGCGCATGGCCCATGAGAAAGGCCTTCGCGTCGTCGCGCACGTCGGCAGCCTCGCCGACGCGCTCGAGGCCGGCAATGCCGGCGTCGATGCCTTCATGCACATGGTCTACCGCGAGCCGCTCGACGAGGAATCGGCGGCCAAGATCGCCGCGTTCGGCAAGCCGGTCGTGCCGACGATGGGAGTCTTCGAGAGCTATGCGCTGACCGGCACCCCGCGCGTGCCGACCCCTCTCGAGCGCGAAACGGCCGATGCACGGATACTCGCGTCTTTCGACAAGATTCCGCCCGGCGCGATCTCTCCGGAGTTCGAGAAATACTTCGGCGAGCTGAAGCAGAACCGCCAGGCGTGGCGCAAAAACGTGCTTCTGATGCACCAGAAGGGCATCACGCTGCTGGCGGGCAGCGATGCCCAGTCCGGAGTCTTTCCCGGCCCCGGGCTGCACCGCGAGCTTGCGCTGCTGGTCGAAGGCGGCCTGACTGCCGCCGAGGCACTGCGCGCCGCCACGTGGGATCCGGCCCGCTTCATCGAAAAGACCGAGGATCCGTCCTTCGGCCGCGTCGCCGTGGGCAAGAAAGCCGACCTCCTGCTCGTGGACGGCGATCCGGGCCGCGACGTCGCAGCGCTCTCGAAGATCCGCGCCGTCATGAAAAGCGGCGTCGTGATCGAACGCCATGCGGTCGCCGGCAACTGA
- a CDS encoding LL-diaminopimelate aminotransferase: MARINDNYLKLAAGYLFPEIGRRVRTFQDANPTAPIIRLGIGDVVLPLPKSICDAMHAAVDEMQTTSGFRGYGPEQGYDFLREAIAENEFRSRGAAIDADEIFISDGSKCDSGNIQEIFAADARIAVTDPVYPVYVDTNVMAGRTGKADASGRYEGLVYLPCTADNGFLPEPPKQKVDLVYLCFPNNPTGAVARRADLERWVEWARSNDAILLFDAAYEAFITGSDFPHSIYEIDGAREVAIEFRSYSKTAGFTGTRCAFVVVPRTLAGVAADGSRVDLHRLWNRRHTTKFNGVSYPIQRGAAAVYSDAGRREVRANIDYYMANARVIREGLGAAGLDCYGGVNAPYVWVRTPRGIGSWEFFDLLLTRAHVVGTPGAGFGACGEGYFRLSAFGLADQVREAVERVRRAVA, translated from the coding sequence ATGGCCCGCATCAACGACAACTATCTCAAGCTCGCCGCCGGTTACCTGTTCCCCGAGATCGGCCGGCGGGTGCGCACTTTTCAGGACGCCAATCCCACGGCCCCGATCATCCGCCTCGGCATCGGCGACGTCGTGCTGCCGCTGCCGAAGTCGATCTGCGACGCGATGCACGCCGCAGTCGACGAAATGCAGACCACCTCCGGTTTTCGCGGTTACGGTCCCGAGCAGGGCTACGACTTCCTGCGCGAGGCGATCGCCGAGAACGAATTTCGCAGTCGCGGCGCCGCGATCGATGCCGATGAGATCTTCATCTCCGACGGCTCCAAGTGCGACAGCGGCAACATCCAGGAAATTTTCGCGGCCGATGCGAGGATTGCGGTCACCGATCCGGTTTATCCGGTTTACGTCGACACGAACGTGATGGCGGGCCGCACCGGCAAGGCCGATGCAAGCGGGCGCTATGAGGGCCTCGTCTATCTTCCGTGTACGGCCGACAACGGCTTCCTGCCCGAGCCGCCCAAGCAGAAGGTCGATCTCGTCTATCTCTGCTTTCCGAACAACCCGACCGGCGCCGTCGCGCGGCGCGCCGACCTCGAACGCTGGGTCGAATGGGCACGCAGCAATGATGCGATCCTGCTCTTCGACGCTGCCTACGAGGCATTCATCACCGGATCGGACTTCCCGCATTCGATCTATGAGATCGACGGTGCGCGCGAGGTTGCCATCGAGTTCCGAAGTTATTCGAAGACCGCGGGCTTCACCGGAACTCGCTGCGCATTCGTCGTCGTGCCGAGGACGCTGGCGGGAGTCGCCGCCGACGGAAGCCGCGTCGACCTGCATCGCCTGTGGAACCGGCGTCACACGACAAAGTTCAACGGCGTGTCGTACCCGATCCAGCGCGGCGCGGCCGCAGTCTACAGCGACGCCGGCCGTCGCGAGGTGCGCGCGAACATCGACTACTACATGGCCAACGCGCGGGTGATCCGCGAAGGCCTCGGCGCGGCCGGGCTCGATTGCTACGGCGGCGTCAACGCGCCGTACGTCTGGGTGAGAACGCCGCGCGGAATAGGGTCGTGGGAGTTCTTCGACCTTCTGCTCACGCGTGCGCACGTGGTCGGGACGCCCGGCGCCGGGTTCGGAGCCTGCGGCGAAGGGTACTTCCGGTTGTCGGCGTTCGGACTTGCCGACCAGGTTCGCGAAGCCGTCGAGCGAGTGAGGCGAGCGGTCGCCTAG
- a CDS encoding response regulator has protein sequence MSKDAKPYVVLMADDDEDDRLLARDAFDDCGVDVDLRFVEDGVELLDYLHAHGPWTDSPRPSLIILDLNMPRKDGREALAAIKENPSLRRIPVVVLTTSKAEEDVLRSYDLGVSSFISKPVSYASLLALVRTLSHYWFETVRLPGHAPAK, from the coding sequence TTGTCCAAGGACGCCAAGCCATACGTCGTGCTGATGGCCGACGACGACGAGGATGATCGCCTGCTGGCACGCGACGCCTTCGACGACTGCGGCGTGGACGTCGATCTTCGTTTCGTCGAGGACGGAGTCGAGCTGCTCGACTACCTGCACGCGCACGGACCCTGGACCGACTCTCCGCGCCCTTCGCTGATCATCCTCGATCTGAACATGCCCCGGAAGGACGGTCGCGAAGCGCTGGCGGCGATCAAGGAAAATCCTTCGCTCCGCCGCATCCCCGTCGTGGTCCTGACCACGTCGAAAGCCGAGGAGGACGTGCTGCGTAGCTACGATCTCGGCGTCAGCTCCTTCATCAGCAAGCCGGTCAGCTACGCGTCGCTGCTCGCGCTCGTACGCACGCTGTCGCACTACTGGTTCGAGACGGTGCGCCTGCCCGGGCACGCCCCCGCCAAATAG